From Humisphaera borealis, the proteins below share one genomic window:
- the gltB gene encoding glutamate synthase large subunit yields the protein MKGLPPAQGLYDPQFEHDACGVGFICHMKGQASHQIVVDALQMLANMNHRGGCGCEEDSGDGAGILVRLPDDFLRAQCAKQGITLPPLGSYGVGQVFFPQDRGALEEAKRAFEKVIHDYGMVVLGWRDVPTNPKFVGPSPLKVMPKIMQVFVGMGETFYNRGDFERRLYLVRQRAENVIEFNQDMHPAAREDFYICSLSTTRIVYKGMLTADQVGPFYLDLQDPAFVSALAMVHSRFSTNTFPAWRLAHPYRMVAHNGEINTLRGNRNWMRARTGSLKSEVFGDELPKMFPICTETGSDSATLDNALQFLCANGRSLPHAILMMVPEAWQKNELMDADRKAFFEYHACLMEPWDGPASISFTNGSLIGAVLDRNGLRPSRYYVTKDDLVIMASEVGVLPIEPTRVLKKWRLQPGKIFLIDMAEGRIIDDSEIKQELIDKRPWKRWIEENMIDLDTLPDPKNVHQPDHDTLLKRQHVFGYTVEEIKLLLTPMAVNGLEAIGSMGTDTPLACLSDKPQLLYNYFKQLFAQVTNPPLDANFEELVTSLITYLGREGNLLDEDPTACHLIKLKQPILSNHDLEKLREVATGELRAVTLPALFNVAEGEAGLGKAVEKLCQDAAKAVRDGASLLILSDRGTHENKCPIPSLVATAAVHHHLIREGTRTQCGLVIETGEAREVHHFCLLIGFGAGAVNPYLAFETLADMDLEGLLKSPKGEKIPLDVAKKNYIKAANKGIIKVASKMGISTVQSYRGAQMFEAVGISKELIKQHFTGTASRIDGINLETIARESLMRHRRAFPPIKVDGEVLENGGQYQWRRDGEYHMWNPDTVAKLQQAVRITGYPTFKEYSKLVDDESKHRCTIRGLLNIKPGAKAVPIDEVEPAKEIVKRFVTGAMSLGSISNEAHENIAIAMNRLGGKSNTGEGGEDPRRFKPDVGADGKPVIIDGKPLIRRSAIKQVASGRFGVTTEYLVNADELQIKMAQGAKPGEGGQLPGHKVDDYIGKIRHSTPGVGLISPPPHHDIYSIEDLAQLIHDLKNVNPQSRVSVKLVSEVGVGTVAAGVAKAKADHILISGDGGGTGASPLTSVKYAGLPWELGLAEAQQTLVMNGLRGRIVLQADGQMKTGRDVVVAALLGAEEFGFSTAPLIASGCIMMRVCHLNTCPVGIATQDPELRKRFTGTPEHVINFMFFIAEEVREYMAQMGFRTVKEMIGQTQMLEFQNLADHWKARHLDLSPVLAKPRANLGSYDLYNVATQDHGLDKSLDQTSLIPAAQPALESKAKVTGTYDIVNINRTVGTTLSGMIAKKYGQGGLPEDTIVFNFKGSAGQSFGCFGIKGLTLLLEGDANDYVGKGLNGAKIAVRPAASALAEGFKAEHNIIAGNTCLYGAIDGEAYLRGVAGERFAVRNSGAHAVVEGVGDHGCEYMTGGKVIVIGQTGRNFAAGMSGGVAYVYDGPMNDYAGGQFPERCNKEMVSLELLEQADDLSYVKQMLENHVKYTDSPVARGILANWASEQKYFIRVMPNDYRRVMESKAKAAAQGLAAAGR from the coding sequence CTCGTCCGCCTGCCGGACGACTTCCTTCGCGCCCAGTGCGCCAAGCAGGGCATCACCCTTCCCCCGCTGGGCAGCTACGGCGTCGGCCAGGTCTTCTTCCCGCAGGACCGCGGGGCGCTGGAAGAGGCGAAGCGCGCTTTTGAGAAGGTCATCCACGACTACGGCATGGTGGTGCTCGGCTGGCGCGACGTCCCGACCAACCCCAAGTTCGTCGGACCCAGCCCGCTCAAGGTCATGCCCAAGATCATGCAGGTCTTTGTCGGCATGGGCGAGACCTTCTACAACCGCGGCGATTTCGAACGCCGGCTGTATCTCGTCCGCCAGCGGGCCGAGAACGTGATCGAGTTCAACCAGGACATGCACCCCGCGGCCCGCGAGGATTTCTACATCTGTTCGCTGTCGACGACCCGCATCGTCTACAAGGGCATGCTGACGGCCGACCAGGTCGGTCCGTTCTACCTCGACCTCCAGGACCCAGCCTTCGTCAGCGCTCTGGCGATGGTCCACAGCCGGTTCAGCACCAACACCTTCCCGGCCTGGCGGCTGGCGCACCCGTACCGGATGGTCGCGCACAACGGCGAAATCAACACCCTGCGCGGCAACCGCAACTGGATGCGGGCCCGCACCGGCTCGCTCAAGAGCGAGGTCTTCGGCGACGAACTGCCGAAGATGTTCCCCATCTGCACCGAGACCGGCTCCGACTCGGCTACCCTCGACAACGCGCTGCAGTTCCTGTGTGCCAACGGCCGCAGCCTGCCGCACGCCATCCTGATGATGGTCCCCGAGGCCTGGCAGAAGAACGAACTGATGGACGCCGACCGCAAGGCGTTCTTCGAATACCACGCCTGCCTGATGGAACCGTGGGACGGCCCGGCGTCGATCTCGTTCACCAACGGTTCGCTCATCGGTGCCGTGCTCGACCGAAACGGCCTGCGCCCCAGCCGCTACTACGTCACCAAGGACGACCTGGTGATCATGGCTTCGGAAGTCGGCGTGCTGCCGATCGAGCCGACCCGCGTGCTGAAGAAGTGGCGTCTGCAGCCGGGCAAGATCTTCCTGATCGACATGGCCGAGGGCCGGATCATCGACGACTCGGAAATCAAGCAGGAGCTGATCGACAAGCGTCCGTGGAAGCGCTGGATCGAAGAGAACATGATCGATCTGGACACGCTTCCAGATCCGAAGAACGTCCACCAGCCCGACCACGACACGCTGCTCAAGCGGCAGCACGTGTTCGGCTACACCGTCGAAGAAATCAAGCTGCTCCTGACCCCAATGGCCGTCAACGGCCTGGAGGCGATCGGCAGCATGGGCACCGATACGCCGCTGGCCTGTCTCTCGGACAAGCCGCAGCTTCTGTACAACTACTTCAAGCAGCTCTTCGCGCAGGTGACCAACCCGCCGCTGGACGCCAACTTCGAAGAACTGGTCACGTCGCTGATCACGTACCTGGGTCGCGAAGGCAACCTGCTGGACGAAGACCCGACGGCGTGTCACCTGATCAAGCTGAAGCAGCCGATCCTGTCGAACCACGACCTGGAAAAGCTGCGTGAAGTGGCGACCGGCGAACTGCGGGCCGTCACGCTGCCGGCGCTGTTCAACGTCGCCGAAGGCGAAGCCGGCCTGGGCAAGGCTGTCGAGAAGCTCTGCCAGGACGCCGCCAAGGCCGTCCGTGATGGCGCGTCGCTCCTCATCCTGTCCGACCGCGGCACCCACGAGAACAAGTGCCCGATCCCCAGCCTGGTGGCGACCGCCGCCGTGCATCACCACCTGATCCGCGAAGGCACCCGCACGCAGTGCGGGCTGGTCATCGAGACCGGCGAAGCCCGCGAGGTTCACCACTTCTGCCTGCTGATCGGTTTCGGCGCCGGCGCGGTTAACCCGTACCTGGCGTTCGAGACGCTGGCCGACATGGACCTGGAAGGCCTGCTCAAGAGCCCCAAGGGAGAAAAGATCCCGCTGGACGTCGCCAAGAAGAACTACATCAAGGCGGCCAACAAGGGGATCATCAAGGTCGCGTCGAAGATGGGCATCTCAACGGTGCAGAGCTACCGGGGCGCGCAGATGTTCGAGGCCGTCGGCATCAGCAAGGAGCTGATCAAGCAGCACTTCACCGGCACCGCAAGCCGGATCGACGGCATCAACCTGGAAACGATCGCCCGCGAGTCGCTCATGCGGCACCGCCGGGCGTTCCCGCCGATCAAGGTCGACGGCGAAGTGCTCGAGAACGGCGGCCAGTACCAGTGGCGTCGCGACGGCGAGTACCACATGTGGAACCCCGATACGGTCGCCAAGCTTCAGCAGGCGGTCCGCATCACCGGGTATCCGACGTTCAAGGAATACAGCAAGCTCGTCGACGACGAGAGCAAGCACCGCTGCACGATTCGCGGCCTGCTCAACATCAAGCCCGGCGCCAAGGCCGTGCCGATCGACGAAGTCGAGCCGGCCAAGGAAATAGTCAAGCGGTTCGTCACCGGCGCAATGAGCCTTGGCAGCATCTCCAACGAGGCGCACGAGAACATCGCGATCGCGATGAACCGCCTCGGCGGCAAGAGCAATACGGGCGAAGGCGGCGAGGACCCCAGGCGCTTCAAGCCTGACGTCGGCGCAGACGGCAAGCCGGTCATCATCGACGGCAAGCCTTTGATCCGCCGCAGTGCCATCAAGCAGGTTGCCAGTGGGCGATTCGGCGTCACGACCGAATACCTCGTCAACGCCGACGAACTGCAGATCAAGATGGCGCAGGGTGCCAAGCCCGGCGAAGGCGGACAGTTGCCAGGGCACAAGGTCGATGACTACATCGGCAAGATCCGCCACAGCACGCCCGGCGTCGGCCTGATCTCCCCGCCGCCGCACCACGACATCTATTCGATCGAAGACCTGGCGCAGCTCATCCACGACCTGAAGAACGTCAACCCGCAGTCGCGCGTGAGCGTGAAGCTGGTGAGCGAGGTCGGCGTCGGCACGGTCGCCGCGGGCGTCGCCAAGGCCAAGGCCGATCACATCCTGATCTCCGGCGACGGCGGCGGCACGGGCGCTTCCCCGTTGACCAGTGTCAAGTACGCCGGCCTGCCCTGGGAACTGGGGCTCGCCGAGGCACAGCAGACCCTGGTGATGAACGGCCTGCGCGGCCGCATCGTTCTGCAGGCCGACGGCCAGATGAAGACCGGCCGCGACGTCGTCGTCGCCGCGCTGCTGGGTGCCGAAGAGTTCGGCTTCAGCACCGCACCGCTGATTGCCAGCGGCTGCATCATGATGCGGGTGTGTCACCTGAACACCTGCCCGGTCGGCATCGCCACGCAGGACCCCGAACTGCGCAAGCGGTTCACCGGCACGCCGGAACATGTGATCAACTTCATGTTCTTCATCGCCGAGGAAGTGCGGGAATACATGGCCCAGATGGGCTTCCGCACGGTCAAGGAGATGATCGGTCAGACGCAGATGCTGGAGTTCCAGAATCTCGCCGACCACTGGAAGGCAAGGCACCTGGATCTGTCGCCGGTGCTGGCCAAGCCCCGTGCCAACCTCGGATCGTACGACCTGTACAACGTCGCGACGCAGGACCACGGGCTGGACAAGTCGCTGGACCAGACGTCGCTGATCCCGGCGGCCCAGCCGGCGCTGGAGAGCAAGGCGAAGGTCACCGGTACGTACGACATCGTCAACATCAACCGCACCGTCGGCACGACGCTGTCGGGCATGATCGCCAAGAAGTACGGCCAGGGCGGTCTGCCGGAAGACACGATCGTCTTCAACTTCAAGGGATCGGCCGGCCAGAGCTTCGGGTGCTTCGGCATCAAGGGCCTGACGCTGCTCCTGGAAGGCGACGCCAACGACTACGTCGGCAAGGGCCTCAACGGCGCGAAGATTGCCGTCCGCCCGGCCGCCTCGGCGCTGGCCGAGGGGTTCAAGGCCGAGCACAACATTATCGCCGGCAATACCTGCCTGTACGGTGCGATCGACGGCGAGGCCTATCTCCGCGGCGTCGCGGGCGAACGGTTTGCCGTGCGTAACTCCGGTGCCCATGCGGTCGTCGAAGGCGTGGGCGACCACGGCTGCGAATACATGACCGGCGGCAAGGTGATCGTCATCGGCCAGACCGGCCGTAACTTCGCGGCGGGCATGTCCGGCGGCGTCGCGTATGTCTACGACGGTCCGATGAACGACTATGCCGGCGGGCAATTCCCCGAGCGCTGCAACAAGGAAATGGTCAGCCTCGAACTGCTGGAACAGGCCGACGACCTGTCGTACGTGAAGCAGATGCTCGAAAACCATGTGAAGTACACCGACTCGCCGGTCGCCAGGGGCATCCTGGCCAACTGGGCCAGCGAGCAGAAGTACTTCATCCGCGTGATGCCCAATGACTACCGCCGGGTCATGGAGAGCAAGGCAAAGGCAGCCGCGCAAGGATTGGCGGCGGCGGGGCGGTAG
- a CDS encoding glutamate synthase subunit beta produces MGKPTGFKEYTRELPVRRPVELRILDWQEVYNPMPDDKLKQQGARCMDCGIPFCNNGCPLGNIIPEWNDLVYKGRWKDALAMLHKTNNFPEFTGRICPAPCEEACVLSVNDKPVTIKLIEQNIIDHAWANGYITPEPPKTRTGKKVAVIGSGPAGLAAAAQLNKAGHLVTVFERADRIGGLLTYGIPEFKMEKAVVDRRVKLMEAEGITFKTSANVGENVKVEDIRRDFDAIVLCNGATAPRDLKAPGRELNGVHFAMDYLPQANKRVLGDDVPDQIDAKGKHVIILGGGDTGADCLGTALRQGAKSIKQFELLPRPPEARSDDAVKNGTLQAWPYWPMTYRVSSAHEEAIGLAGMDVRDYAINTERFSGDADGNVKKLHAVRLEWKKDEQGRWQMNKLPNSEFELDCDLCFLAMGFVGPEKPGPIQQLGLTLDPRGNVVVDHNYMTNVPGVFSAGDIRRGQSLVVWAISEGRCAAHGVDKFLMGKSDLPYLKLF; encoded by the coding sequence ATGGGTAAGCCGACCGGATTCAAGGAATACACCCGCGAATTGCCCGTGCGCCGCCCCGTGGAGCTGCGCATCCTCGACTGGCAGGAGGTCTACAACCCCATGCCGGACGACAAGCTCAAACAGCAGGGCGCACGCTGCATGGACTGCGGCATCCCCTTCTGCAACAACGGCTGTCCGCTGGGCAACATCATCCCCGAGTGGAACGACCTGGTGTACAAGGGCCGCTGGAAAGACGCCCTGGCGATGCTCCACAAGACCAACAACTTCCCGGAGTTCACGGGCCGCATCTGCCCCGCTCCGTGCGAAGAGGCCTGCGTGCTGTCGGTCAACGACAAGCCGGTCACGATCAAGCTGATCGAACAGAACATCATCGACCATGCCTGGGCGAACGGCTACATCACGCCCGAGCCGCCGAAGACCCGCACCGGCAAGAAGGTCGCCGTCATTGGTTCCGGCCCGGCCGGCCTCGCCGCCGCGGCCCAGCTCAACAAGGCCGGCCACCTGGTCACGGTGTTCGAGCGAGCCGACCGCATCGGCGGACTGCTGACCTACGGCATCCCCGAGTTCAAGATGGAAAAGGCCGTCGTCGACCGTCGCGTTAAGCTGATGGAAGCCGAAGGCATTACCTTCAAGACCAGCGCCAACGTCGGCGAGAACGTGAAGGTCGAGGACATCCGCCGCGACTTCGACGCGATCGTGCTCTGCAATGGTGCGACCGCCCCCCGCGACCTCAAGGCGCCCGGGCGCGAGCTCAACGGGGTCCATTTCGCGATGGACTACCTGCCGCAGGCCAACAAGCGCGTCCTGGGCGACGACGTCCCCGACCAGATCGATGCCAAGGGCAAGCATGTCATCATCCTGGGCGGCGGCGACACCGGGGCCGACTGCCTCGGCACGGCCCTTCGCCAGGGTGCCAAGAGCATCAAGCAGTTCGAGCTGCTCCCCCGCCCGCCCGAAGCCCGCAGCGACGACGCCGTCAAGAACGGCACCCTGCAGGCATGGCCGTACTGGCCGATGACCTACCGCGTCAGCAGCGCCCACGAAGAGGCGATCGGCCTGGCCGGCATGGACGTCCGTGACTATGCGATCAACACGGAGCGCTTCAGCGGCGACGCCGACGGCAACGTCAAGAAGCTGCATGCCGTCCGCCTGGAATGGAAGAAGGACGAGCAGGGCCGCTGGCAGATGAACAAGCTGCCGAACTCGGAGTTCGAGCTCGACTGCGACCTGTGCTTCCTGGCGATGGGCTTCGTCGGCCCGGAAAAGCCGGGCCCCATCCAGCAGCTCGGCCTGACGCTCGACCCGCGCGGCAATGTGGTCGTCGATCATAACTACATGACCAACGTCCCGGGCGTCTTCAGCGCCGGCGACATCCGCCGCGGCCAGAGCCTGGTCGTCTGGGCGATCAGCGAAGGCCGCTGCGCCGCGCACGGCGTGGACAAGTTCCTGATGGGCAAGAGCGACCTGCCGTACTTGAAGCTGTTTTGA
- a CDS encoding LamG domain-containing protein, with protein sequence MMMRSFVGVCALLLSPVVGLAAEPVGNPAVVEKMPGLVAFWTFGEKAGEPRASRGTPNKHELIEVGGPIARADGGPYSGYSAEFNGKQYLKIPYAQTRDLNIAGPKAAVSMFAVVRIIDLKQSRTIAGMWSEGKGRDDDSGTRQYAMLMNMPTYGGNRQLVPHISAEGGVTRRADGSAFPWCADYAATRKEVPEEQWCTLAFTYDGAYIRAYINGVLDARPLDPVKDKRNDRYFTSEGPNGKDRGMNPYFHGRGIFQFDPEKHKTTKPDGGSDFTVAARFAVGSMLKEATRGKFGGLAVFNRALSDEEVLKLHESANVAALK encoded by the coding sequence ATGATGATGCGATCTTTTGTCGGCGTGTGCGCCTTGCTCCTTTCGCCCGTCGTCGGCCTTGCCGCCGAACCGGTTGGCAATCCGGCCGTCGTCGAGAAGATGCCCGGCCTTGTCGCGTTCTGGACCTTTGGCGAGAAGGCCGGCGAGCCGCGGGCGTCTCGGGGGACTCCCAACAAGCATGAACTCATCGAGGTCGGCGGACCGATCGCCCGCGCTGATGGCGGTCCGTATTCCGGTTACTCCGCCGAGTTCAACGGCAAGCAGTACCTCAAGATTCCCTACGCCCAGACCAGGGACCTCAACATTGCCGGCCCCAAGGCGGCCGTCAGTATGTTCGCGGTGGTGCGGATCATCGATCTGAAACAGAGCCGGACGATCGCCGGCATGTGGTCCGAAGGTAAAGGCCGCGACGACGACTCGGGAACGCGCCAGTACGCGATGCTCATGAACATGCCCACCTACGGCGGGAACCGGCAACTGGTGCCGCACATCTCCGCCGAAGGTGGTGTCACCCGACGTGCCGACGGCAGCGCCTTTCCCTGGTGTGCCGACTACGCCGCCACGCGCAAGGAAGTCCCCGAAGAGCAGTGGTGCACGCTCGCGTTCACTTACGACGGCGCGTACATCCGGGCGTACATCAACGGCGTGCTTGACGCCCGGCCGCTCGATCCGGTCAAGGACAAGCGGAACGACCGCTATTTCACCAGCGAAGGACCCAACGGCAAAGACCGCGGCATGAACCCCTACTTTCACGGCCGGGGCATCTTTCAATTCGACCCCGAGAAGCACAAGACGACCAAGCCGGACGGCGGGTCCGACTTCACCGTCGCCGCCCGGTTCGCCGTCGGATCGATGCTGAAGGAAGCGACCAGGGGCAAGTTCGGCGGTCTGGCGGTCTTCAATCGAGCGCTGAGCGACGAAGAGGTTCTGAAACTGCACGAGTCGGCGAATGTCGCGGCATTAAAGTAG